A stretch of Mycobacterium sp. ITM-2016-00316 DNA encodes these proteins:
- a CDS encoding MFS transporter yields MNTRSRGPAFLILFAALMAGAGNGISMIAFPWLVLQRNGSAVEASIVAMAGTLPLLVSTVIAGAAVDYIGRRRVSMISDLLSALSVAAVPVVALIFGVDAINVAVLAGLAALGAAFDPAGMTARETMLPEAANRAGWTLDHANSVYEAVFNLAYIVGPGIGGMLIATLGGIETMWVTAAAFGCSIAAISVLKLEGAGKPDRSALPDRVWAGVVEGLKFVWNLKVLRTLAIIDLTVTGLYMPMEAVLFPKYFTDRNEPAQLGWVLMALSIGGLIGALSYAVLAKFVKRRVTMLIAVITLGVVMTIIAFLPPLPVILSLSAVVGFVYGPIQPIYNYVMQTNAPAHLRGRVVGVMGSLAYAAGPLGLVLAGPLADSAGLQTTFLALALPMLVLGVVAIGLPSLRDLDRDRQP; encoded by the coding sequence ATGAACACTCGCAGCCGCGGTCCGGCGTTCCTGATCCTGTTCGCCGCCCTCATGGCCGGCGCCGGCAACGGTATCTCGATGATCGCGTTCCCGTGGCTGGTGCTGCAACGCAACGGTTCTGCCGTCGAGGCGTCCATCGTGGCGATGGCGGGCACCCTGCCGCTGCTGGTGTCCACGGTGATCGCCGGTGCCGCGGTGGACTACATCGGCCGCCGACGGGTCTCGATGATCTCCGATCTGCTGTCGGCGCTGTCGGTGGCCGCCGTCCCGGTGGTGGCGTTGATCTTCGGGGTCGACGCCATCAACGTCGCGGTGCTGGCCGGGCTGGCGGCGCTGGGTGCGGCGTTCGATCCGGCCGGTATGACCGCCCGGGAAACCATGCTTCCCGAGGCCGCGAACCGCGCCGGCTGGACGCTGGATCACGCCAACAGCGTCTACGAAGCCGTCTTCAACCTGGCCTATATCGTCGGGCCCGGTATCGGCGGCATGCTCATCGCCACCCTAGGCGGTATCGAGACCATGTGGGTGACCGCGGCCGCCTTCGGCTGTTCCATCGCGGCCATCTCGGTGCTGAAACTGGAGGGCGCCGGAAAGCCGGACCGCAGTGCGCTGCCCGACCGGGTGTGGGCCGGTGTCGTCGAGGGCCTGAAGTTCGTGTGGAACCTCAAGGTGCTGCGCACCCTGGCGATCATCGATCTGACCGTTACCGGGCTCTACATGCCGATGGAAGCGGTGCTGTTCCCCAAGTACTTCACCGACCGCAACGAGCCGGCGCAGCTGGGCTGGGTGCTGATGGCGCTGTCCATCGGAGGCCTCATCGGGGCACTGAGTTATGCGGTGCTGGCCAAATTCGTCAAGCGCCGCGTCACCATGCTCATCGCTGTCATCACCCTCGGGGTGGTGATGACGATCATCGCGTTCCTGCCGCCGTTGCCGGTGATCCTGTCGCTCTCGGCGGTGGTCGGCTTCGTCTACGGGCCGATCCAGCCGATCTACAACTACGTCATGCAGACCAACGCCCCGGCCCATCTGCGCGGCCGGGTGGTCGGCGTGATGGGCTCGCTGGCCTACGCGGCGGGTCCGCTCGGTCTGGTGCTCGCCGGTCCGCTCGCCGACTCGGCGGGGTTGCAGACGACCTTCCTGGCGTTGGCGTTGCCGATGCTGGTGCTCGGCGTGGTGGCCATCGGGCTGCCTTCGCTGCGCGACCTGGACCGAGACCGTCAGCCCTAG
- a CDS encoding FAD-binding oxidoreductase, giving the protein MSSALEDLVAALPDGSVVTDPDIVASYRHDRAADPDAGTALAVVRPRRTEEVQAVLRWATANGIAVVPRGAGTGLSGGATALDGAIMLSTERMRDIAVDPATRTAVAQPGLLNAEVKAAVAEYGLWYPPDPSSFEICSIGGNIATNAGGLCCVKYGVTTDYVLGLQVVLADGTAVRLGGPRLKDVAGLSLTKLFVGSEGTLGVITEVTLRLLPPQHTPCTVVATFDSVQAAFEAVVAVTARIRPSMLEFMDSVAINAVEDKLKMGLDRSAAAMMVAASDDRGPAGAEDAEFMAAVFTEAGATEVFSTSDPAEGEAFVVARRYAIPAVEAKGSLLLEDVGVPLPALAALVAGIEKIAAHHDLLISVIAHAGDGNTHPLIVFDPADVDMARRADVAFGEIMDLAVSLGGTITGEHGVGRLKKPWLAGYLGPEAMELNRKIKTALDPAGILNPGAAI; this is encoded by the coding sequence GTGAGTTCCGCGCTGGAAGACCTGGTGGCCGCTCTCCCCGACGGCAGCGTCGTCACCGACCCCGATATCGTCGCGTCCTACCGCCACGACCGCGCCGCCGACCCCGACGCCGGTACTGCGCTGGCCGTGGTGCGTCCCAGGCGCACCGAAGAGGTGCAGGCGGTGCTGCGCTGGGCCACCGCCAACGGGATCGCCGTGGTGCCGCGCGGGGCGGGCACCGGTCTGTCCGGCGGCGCGACCGCCCTGGACGGTGCGATCATGCTGTCGACCGAGCGGATGCGCGATATCGCCGTCGACCCGGCGACCCGCACCGCCGTCGCCCAGCCGGGTCTGCTCAACGCCGAGGTCAAGGCGGCGGTCGCCGAATACGGCCTGTGGTACCCGCCGGACCCGTCGTCCTTCGAAATCTGCAGCATCGGCGGCAACATCGCCACCAACGCCGGCGGGCTGTGCTGCGTCAAGTACGGCGTCACCACCGATTACGTGCTGGGCCTGCAGGTCGTGCTGGCCGATGGCACCGCCGTTCGTCTGGGCGGGCCGCGGCTCAAAGATGTTGCGGGACTGAGTCTGACGAAGCTGTTCGTCGGCAGCGAGGGCACCCTCGGGGTGATCACCGAGGTGACGTTGCGGCTGTTGCCTCCGCAGCACACACCGTGCACCGTGGTCGCCACGTTCGACTCGGTGCAGGCCGCCTTTGAAGCGGTGGTTGCCGTGACCGCCCGTATCCGGCCGTCCATGCTGGAGTTCATGGACTCGGTGGCCATCAACGCCGTCGAGGACAAACTGAAGATGGGCCTGGACCGCAGCGCGGCCGCCATGATGGTCGCGGCCTCCGACGACCGCGGGCCCGCCGGAGCCGAGGACGCCGAATTCATGGCGGCTGTGTTCACCGAAGCCGGTGCCACGGAGGTGTTTTCGACCTCCGACCCGGCCGAGGGCGAGGCGTTCGTGGTGGCGCGCCGCTACGCGATTCCCGCGGTCGAGGCCAAGGGGTCACTACTGCTGGAGGATGTCGGGGTGCCGCTGCCGGCACTGGCCGCACTGGTGGCCGGGATCGAGAAGATCGCCGCGCATCATGATCTGCTGATCTCGGTGATCGCCCATGCCGGTGACGGCAACACCCACCCGTTGATCGTCTTCGATCCCGCCGACGTCGATATGGCGCGGCGCGCGGACGTCGCGTTCGGCGAGATCATGGATCTGGCGGTGTCGTTGGGCGGCACCATCACCGGCGAGCACGGTGTCGGACGGCTCAAGAAGCCCTGGCTCGCAGGCTATCTGGGCCCCGAGGCGATGGAACTGAACCGCAAGATCAAGACCGCACTCGACCCGGCGGGCATACTGAACCCGGGGGCGGCAATCTAG
- a CDS encoding arylsulfatase, which translates to MVESVGFQGSVSTDIRESTPDWAPYRGTTAPPGAPNVLYLLWDDIGIATWDCYGGLVEMPTINRIADRGVRLTQFHTTALCSPTRAALLTGRNPTSVGVASVLNMARGYPGHHGRIPAESALVSEVLGERGWSTYAVGKWHLAPLEDCHAAGSRRYWPLGRGFDRFYGFLDGMTDQWYPSLVRDNELIDPPATPEQGYHLSRDLADNAIGFLRDHRAVAPDKPWFMYLCPGAGHSPHQVAPEWADRYRGRFDMGYERYREIVLARQQELGLLPADTELSPMNPYADAVSPDGLPWPQDENVRPWDSLSEEDRRVSCRMAEVFAGFLSYTDAQIGRVVDYLEATGQLDNTIVVIMSDNGASGEGGPNGALDEVLPMFGGGDTTRNGLRMFDELGGPATQLNYSNGWAMAFNTPYKMYKRYASHEGGIADPCVVSWPAGLSARGAVREQYVHVSDVTPTVYELLGLGEVQTARGIAQTPLEGTSFAAALDDPDAETGKNTQFYTMLGTRGIWHDGWFAGTVHPPTASGPKGWSAFDRDRWELFHIATDRSQCHDLAAEQPDKLADLKQLWHEKALEHHAYPLADLSVMEIVMLAADEVGETPTSASFYSGAPAGNTGFRGLVRGRSFTLRVPVTVERTDAEGVLFSQGSRSSGQSLFISDGLLQYVCSNAGAEHTVVADEPITEGRHTFEVSFRRTGPVEGTLDMLGDVTMTIDDRVVGAAGAVRMTGLDLMQRTCAGRSVTHSVSARYRSPFPFTGGAFDEVVLDFSTGAGDPDTRAVVDTAFARD; encoded by the coding sequence ATGGTGGAATCCGTGGGCTTTCAGGGCAGCGTCTCGACCGACATCAGGGAATCCACTCCCGACTGGGCGCCGTACCGCGGCACCACCGCGCCTCCGGGAGCACCCAATGTGCTGTATCTGCTGTGGGACGACATCGGCATCGCCACCTGGGACTGTTATGGCGGACTGGTGGAGATGCCCACCATCAACCGGATCGCCGATCGCGGTGTGCGGCTGACCCAGTTCCACACCACCGCTTTGTGTTCACCCACCCGGGCGGCCCTGCTGACCGGCCGCAACCCGACGAGCGTCGGGGTGGCCTCGGTGCTCAACATGGCCCGCGGCTACCCCGGACACCACGGCCGCATCCCGGCGGAATCCGCGCTGGTGTCCGAGGTTCTCGGCGAACGCGGCTGGTCCACCTACGCCGTCGGAAAGTGGCACCTGGCACCGCTTGAGGACTGCCACGCCGCGGGGTCACGGCGCTACTGGCCGTTGGGCCGCGGATTCGACCGCTTCTACGGTTTCCTCGACGGGATGACCGACCAGTGGTATCCCAGCCTGGTTCGCGACAACGAGCTCATCGACCCACCCGCCACCCCCGAGCAGGGTTACCACCTGTCAAGAGATCTCGCGGACAACGCCATCGGTTTCCTGCGCGATCACCGTGCCGTCGCACCCGACAAACCGTGGTTCATGTACCTGTGCCCCGGCGCGGGCCACTCGCCGCATCAGGTCGCCCCCGAGTGGGCCGACAGGTACCGGGGTCGGTTCGATATGGGCTACGAACGCTACCGGGAGATCGTGCTGGCCAGGCAGCAGGAACTCGGCCTGCTCCCGGCGGACACCGAACTGTCCCCGATGAATCCGTACGCCGACGCGGTCAGCCCGGACGGCTTGCCGTGGCCGCAGGACGAGAACGTCCGGCCCTGGGACTCGTTGTCCGAGGAGGACCGGCGGGTGTCGTGCCGGATGGCCGAGGTGTTCGCCGGATTCCTCTCCTACACCGACGCGCAGATCGGGCGCGTGGTGGATTACCTGGAAGCCACCGGGCAGCTCGACAACACCATCGTGGTGATCATGTCCGACAACGGCGCCAGCGGTGAGGGCGGGCCGAACGGCGCCCTCGATGAGGTCCTGCCGATGTTCGGCGGCGGCGACACCACCCGCAACGGTCTGCGGATGTTCGACGAGCTCGGCGGCCCGGCAACGCAGCTGAACTACTCGAACGGTTGGGCGATGGCATTCAACACGCCCTACAAGATGTACAAACGCTATGCCTCACACGAGGGCGGTATCGCTGATCCCTGCGTGGTCTCCTGGCCGGCCGGGCTGTCAGCACGTGGTGCGGTGCGTGAGCAGTACGTGCACGTCAGCGATGTCACGCCGACGGTGTACGAGCTGCTCGGCCTCGGTGAGGTGCAGACCGCCCGCGGGATCGCCCAAACCCCACTGGAGGGAACGAGTTTCGCTGCAGCGCTGGATGACCCGGACGCCGAGACGGGAAAGAACACCCAGTTCTACACCATGCTGGGCACTCGCGGAATCTGGCACGACGGCTGGTTCGCCGGCACGGTGCACCCGCCGACCGCGAGTGGACCGAAGGGCTGGTCGGCATTCGACCGGGACCGTTGGGAGTTGTTCCACATCGCCACCGACCGCAGCCAATGCCACGACCTGGCCGCCGAACAGCCGGACAAACTTGCCGATCTGAAGCAGTTGTGGCACGAAAAGGCGTTGGAGCATCACGCCTATCCGCTGGCCGACTTGAGCGTCATGGAGATCGTGATGCTGGCCGCCGACGAGGTCGGCGAGACGCCCACGAGCGCGTCCTTCTATTCGGGTGCACCCGCAGGCAACACCGGGTTCCGCGGGTTGGTCCGAGGCCGGTCGTTCACGTTGCGGGTCCCGGTGACGGTGGAGCGCACCGACGCCGAAGGGGTGCTGTTCTCGCAGGGCAGCCGCTCATCCGGGCAGTCCCTGTTCATCAGCGACGGCCTGCTGCAGTACGTGTGCAGTAACGCGGGTGCCGAGCACACCGTCGTGGCCGACGAACCGATCACAGAGGGGCGACACACATTCGAGGTCAGCTTCCGCCGCACCGGGCCCGTCGAGGGCACCCTCGACATGCTCGGCGATGTCACGATGACGATCGATGACCGGGTGGTGGGTGCGGCAGGCGCGGTCCGGATGACCGGGTTGGACCTCATGCAACGGACCTGCGCGGGCCGCAGTGTCACCCACTCGGTATCGGCCCGCTACCGCTCACCGTTCCCCTTCACCGGTGGCGCGTTCGACGAGGTGGTCCTCGACTTCAGCACCGGGGCCGGGGACCCGGACACCCGGGCCGTGGTGGACACGGCGTTCGCCCGGGACTGA